From Elephas maximus indicus isolate mEleMax1 chromosome 1, mEleMax1 primary haplotype, whole genome shotgun sequence, a single genomic window includes:
- the LOC126076956 gene encoding LOW QUALITY PROTEIN: histone H4-like (The sequence of the model RefSeq protein was modified relative to this genomic sequence to represent the inferred CDS: deleted 2 bases in 1 codon): protein MSGRGKGGKGLGKGGAKRHRKVLRDNIQGITKPAIRRLARRGGVKRISGLIYEETRGVLKVFLENVIRDAVTYTEHAKRKTVTAMDVVYALKRQGRTLYGFGG from the exons ATGTCTGGTCGTGGTAAAGGCGGAAAGGGCTTGGGAAAGGGCGGCGCAAAACGCCATCGTAAGGTTTTACGAGATAACATCCAAGGCATCACGAAACCGGCCATCCGACGCCTCGCTCGGCGTGGCGGAGTTAAACGTATTTCCGGACTCATCTACGAAGAGACTCGA GGGGTCCTGAAAGTGTTTTTGGAAAACGTGATTCGCGACGCGGTCACCTATACGGAGCATGCTAAGCGCAAGACCGTCACGGCCATGGACGTCGTCTATGCGCTTAAGCGCCAGGGGCGCACTCTTTACGGTTTCGGCGGCTAA